The following are from one region of the Streptomyces fradiae genome:
- a CDS encoding tetratricopeptide repeat protein, giving the protein MQPRNMSMSGVVDLAAVKAAGEAKAKAEAARAEAARHGGTSAVAPSALVIDVDEAGFERDVLQRSAEVPVVIDFWAEWCEPCKQLGPLLERLAVEYNGRFLLAKVDVDANQMLMQQFGIQGIPAVFAVVAGQALPLFQGAAPEAQIRQTLDQLVQVAEERFGLTGIQVDPDATGDESAAPAPAGPYDALLEAAMSALDAGDLAGAVQAYKNVLADDPGHPEAKLGLAQAELLSRVQGVDPQQVRKNAADNPADVAAQIAAADLDLVGGHVQDAFGRLIDAVRRTAGEDRDAARLRLLELFEVIGADDPRVTAARQALASALF; this is encoded by the coding sequence ATGCAGCCCCGAAACATGTCCATGAGCGGCGTCGTCGACCTCGCCGCGGTGAAGGCGGCCGGCGAGGCCAAGGCGAAGGCCGAGGCGGCGCGCGCCGAGGCCGCGCGGCACGGCGGCACGTCCGCCGTCGCCCCCTCCGCCCTGGTGATCGACGTCGACGAGGCCGGCTTCGAGCGCGATGTGCTCCAGCGGTCCGCCGAGGTCCCGGTCGTCATCGACTTCTGGGCCGAGTGGTGCGAGCCCTGCAAGCAGCTCGGCCCCCTTCTGGAGCGTCTGGCCGTCGAGTACAACGGGCGGTTCCTGCTCGCCAAGGTCGACGTCGACGCCAACCAGATGCTGATGCAGCAGTTCGGCATCCAGGGAATTCCGGCCGTTTTCGCGGTGGTCGCCGGTCAGGCGCTGCCGCTCTTCCAGGGTGCCGCCCCCGAGGCGCAGATCCGCCAGACCCTCGACCAGCTGGTCCAGGTCGCCGAGGAGCGCTTCGGCCTCACCGGCATCCAGGTCGACCCCGACGCGACCGGCGACGAGAGCGCCGCGCCCGCGCCGGCCGGTCCGTATGACGCGCTGCTCGAGGCGGCCATGTCCGCGCTCGACGCGGGCGACCTGGCCGGCGCCGTCCAGGCGTACAAGAACGTGCTCGCCGACGACCCCGGTCACCCGGAGGCCAAGCTGGGGCTCGCCCAGGCCGAACTGCTCTCCCGGGTGCAGGGCGTGGACCCGCAGCAGGTGCGCAAGAACGCGGCGGACAACCCGGCCGACGTGGCCGCCCAGATCGCCGCCGCCGACCTGGACCTGGTGGGCGGGCACGTGCAGGACGCCTTCGGGCGGCTCATCGACGCCGTGCGCCGCACGGCCGGTGAGGACCGGGACGCGGCGCGGCTGCGGCTCCTGGAGCTCTTCGAGGTGATCGGCGCCGACGACCCGCGGGTGACGGCGGCCCGGCAGGCCCTGGCGAGCGCCCTGTTCTGA
- a CDS encoding MarR family winged helix-turn-helix transcriptional regulator, with product MPKPLSLPFDPIARADELWQKRWGPVPSMAAITSIMRAHQILLAEVDAVVKPYGLTFARYEALVLLTFSKAGELPMSKIGERLMVHPTSVTNTVDRLVKSGLVAKRPNPNDGRGTLASITEKGREVVESATRDLMEMDFGLGAYDAEECAEIFAMLRPLRVAAHDFDEG from the coding sequence GTGCCGAAGCCGCTCAGTCTCCCCTTCGACCCCATCGCCCGCGCCGACGAACTCTGGCAGAAGCGCTGGGGCCCGGTCCCCTCGATGGCCGCGATCACCTCGATCATGCGCGCCCACCAGATCCTCCTGGCCGAGGTGGACGCCGTGGTCAAGCCGTACGGGCTGACCTTCGCCCGCTACGAGGCGCTGGTCCTGCTGACCTTCTCCAAGGCCGGCGAGCTGCCGATGTCGAAGATCGGCGAGCGGCTCATGGTCCACCCGACCTCGGTGACCAACACCGTCGACCGATTGGTGAAGTCCGGCCTGGTCGCCAAGCGCCCCAACCCGAACGACGGGCGCGGCACCCTCGCCTCGATCACCGAGAAGGGCCGCGAGGTGGTCGAGTCCGCCACCCGCGACCTGATGGAGATGGACTTCGGGCTCGGCGCGTACGACGCCGAGGAGTGCGCCGAGATCTTCGCGATGCTGCGCCCGCTGCGGGTCGCGGCGCACGACTTCGACGAGGGCTGA
- a CDS encoding MFS transporter, with amino-acid sequence MPTNDLKPPGEPPAPADTRPPAAPQTGYRAVFAVREFRYVFAAHLCSLLGVVVSELALTVLVYELTRSPLLSSLTFALGFLPYLFGGTVLAGLADRVPPRRLLVVCDVICAACVALMTVPLTPVAGLLALRCAVAVVAPVFQGTRTATLADILGEGELFVLGRSLLRIVSQSALLAGFAVGGVLLTAVPPRGALGITAGTFLGSALLLRLGTARRPARGAGEREGLRATWGVLRDRRVRALMLMFWVPPMFAVVPEALAAPFADAAGASTAALGLLMCALPVGTVLGELLAGSLLSAAARARIVLPLAATGLLPFLLYAAGPGVGLAAAALVLAGATGAYTLGLDAWFVAAVPEERRGRAMTLMSAGMMTSQGLGMAAAGVAAEFAAVHTVVAGAGILGTGCVALLVREVRTVRTVRNGPEDDGIDRKARRG; translated from the coding sequence ATGCCCACGAACGACCTCAAGCCGCCGGGGGAGCCCCCGGCGCCCGCCGACACCCGCCCGCCGGCCGCCCCGCAGACCGGCTACCGTGCCGTCTTCGCCGTCCGCGAGTTCCGTTACGTGTTCGCCGCGCACCTCTGCTCGCTGCTCGGCGTCGTCGTCAGCGAGCTCGCGCTCACCGTGCTCGTGTACGAGCTCACCCGCTCGCCGCTGCTCTCCTCGCTCACCTTCGCGCTCGGCTTCCTGCCGTACCTCTTCGGCGGCACCGTGCTCGCCGGGCTCGCCGACCGGGTCCCGCCGCGCCGGCTCCTCGTCGTCTGCGACGTGATCTGTGCGGCCTGCGTCGCATTGATGACCGTGCCGCTCACGCCCGTCGCCGGGCTGCTAGCGCTGCGCTGCGCCGTCGCCGTCGTCGCGCCCGTGTTCCAGGGCACCCGGACGGCGACCCTCGCCGACATCCTCGGCGAGGGGGAGCTGTTCGTGCTCGGGCGGTCGCTGCTGCGGATCGTGTCGCAGAGCGCGCTGCTCGCCGGCTTCGCCGTCGGCGGCGTGCTGCTCACCGCCGTGCCGCCGCGCGGCGCGCTGGGCATCACCGCAGGCACCTTCCTGGGCTCCGCGCTGCTGCTGCGCCTCGGCACCGCCCGCCGCCCGGCCCGCGGCGCCGGGGAGCGGGAGGGCCTGCGGGCCACCTGGGGCGTGCTGCGGGACCGCCGGGTGCGGGCGCTGATGCTGATGTTCTGGGTGCCGCCGATGTTCGCCGTGGTGCCCGAGGCGCTGGCCGCGCCCTTCGCGGACGCGGCCGGGGCGTCCACCGCCGCGCTCGGGCTGCTGATGTGCGCGCTGCCGGTCGGCACGGTGCTCGGCGAGCTGCTCGCCGGTTCGCTGCTCTCCGCCGCCGCCCGGGCCCGGATCGTGCTTCCGCTGGCCGCGACCGGGCTGCTGCCCTTCCTCCTGTACGCGGCCGGGCCGGGCGTCGGGCTCGCGGCGGCCGCGCTCGTCCTGGCCGGCGCCACCGGCGCGTACACCCTCGGTCTGGACGCCTGGTTCGTCGCGGCCGTCCCGGAGGAGCGTCGGGGCCGGGCGATGACGCTGATGAGCGCCGGGATGATGACCAGCCAGGGCCTCGGCATGGCCGCGGCGGGCGTGGCCGCCGAGTTCGCCGCCGTGCACACCGTGGTCGCGGGCGCCGGGATCCTCGGCACCGGGTGCGTGGCCCTGCTCGTACGCGAGGTCCGGACGGTCCGGACGGTCCGGAACGGTCCCGAGGACGACGGGATCGACCGAAAGGCGAGACGGGGCTGA
- a CDS encoding DUF5937 family protein, translating to MPYHLHFGEADPLRIRFAISPLWETQSAVRVLARPRQQKYHLPWLRRIAEAARGLDLAPLQLLMPRRGHSPDCLYPPPLTPAAVLAEEIAAVRATAPEVAAADFARALADTPGATESAEGRRILADPAASLARLADLLERAWETLVEPEWPRLRALLEADVAYHSRRLADGGLERLLGELHPAFAWSEETATLVVDHYRGEHVRALAGQGLVLLPSVFVWPEVVSGFDPPWQPTIAYPARGIGGLWTEPGERTPEALARLLGRARADVLCALDEPAGTSALAHRLGLALSSVSAHLSVLRAAGLLTSRRYGHQVLYERTALGIALAVSQPDTD from the coding sequence GTGCCGTACCACCTGCACTTCGGCGAGGCCGATCCGCTGCGCATCCGGTTCGCGATCTCGCCGCTGTGGGAGACGCAGTCCGCGGTGCGGGTCCTTGCCCGGCCGCGGCAGCAGAAGTACCACCTGCCGTGGCTGCGGCGGATCGCGGAGGCGGCGCGCGGCCTTGACCTGGCGCCGCTGCAGCTGCTGATGCCGCGGCGCGGGCACAGCCCGGACTGCCTCTATCCGCCGCCGCTCACGCCGGCCGCGGTGCTCGCGGAGGAGATCGCGGCGGTGCGGGCGACCGCGCCGGAGGTCGCCGCCGCGGACTTCGCCCGGGCCCTCGCGGACACGCCGGGGGCCACGGAGAGCGCGGAGGGGCGCCGGATCCTGGCGGACCCGGCCGCCTCGCTCGCCCGCCTCGCGGATCTCCTCGAACGGGCCTGGGAGACGCTGGTCGAGCCGGAGTGGCCGCGCCTGCGGGCGCTGTTGGAGGCGGATGTCGCGTACCACTCGCGGCGGCTCGCCGACGGCGGTCTGGAGCGGCTGCTCGGCGAGCTGCACCCGGCCTTCGCGTGGTCGGAGGAGACGGCCACGCTCGTCGTGGACCACTACCGGGGCGAGCATGTGCGGGCCCTGGCGGGCCAGGGTCTGGTGCTGCTTCCGTCGGTGTTCGTCTGGCCGGAGGTGGTGAGCGGTTTCGACCCGCCGTGGCAGCCGACCATCGCCTACCCGGCGCGCGGGATCGGCGGGCTGTGGACGGAGCCGGGCGAGCGCACCCCGGAGGCGCTGGCCCGGCTCCTCGGCCGGGCGCGGGCGGACGTGCTGTGCGCGCTCGACGAGCCGGCGGGCACCTCGGCGCTCGCGCACCGGCTCGGCCTCGCGCTCTCCTCGGTCTCGGCGCATCTGTCGGTGCTGCGGGCGGCGGGGCTGCTCACCTCTCGGCGGTACGGGCATCAGGTGCTGTACGAGCGGACGGCGCTCGGGATCGCGCTCGCGGTGTCGCAACCGGACACAGACTGA
- a CDS encoding galactose oxidase-like domain-containing protein produces the protein MAYRPSKQFKKTLFGSGAVLVLAALNAPAAVSFASEKYHAYKIAQPEYMKKYGSWDVVDVPEQYRVNAIHAALLHTGKVLLIAGSGNNQKKFDAGTFETVLWDPVKNTFKKIDTPEDFFCSGHTQLPDGRLLVAGGTARYEILDGKVKKAGGGMRVKNESPDRAITLKKGTVFRSPSGVEYVSKFDVTVPKAKREFEISYFKSGQMKPWKTKVTAAEARVFVEAVKEGPQALTTEAAQYEVVGLKGDDADNVYGLAQKLTTEKQDFQGIKAAYEFDPKAERYIPVAPMKDARWYPTLVTLDDGKVLAVSGLNDVGDVVPGDNEIYDPKTKKWSKGPFRYFPTYPALFLTKGGKLLYTGSNAGYGPADKGREPGLWDLKKNAFTKLPGLTDPDQLETSASLMLPPAQDQKVMVLGGGGVGESPNSTARTSIIDLSKDSPVFTDGPALPQGTRYLSSVLMPDDTVFTSGGSEQYRGSGGSDILKSQFYDPRSNAFNEAAEPTVGRNYHSEALLLPDGRVATFGSDPLYSNKDNTKLGTFEQRIEVFTPPALHRAGGNRPVLGEGPQELDQNGRATFKTQDATRITAARLMRPSAVTHTTDVEQRSIELGLTKEADGVTVTVEVPKDRTLVPPGWYMLFVTDQDGIPSEAKWIQVAGESDEPEAS, from the coding sequence ATGGCCTACCGGCCGTCCAAGCAGTTCAAGAAGACCCTGTTCGGCAGCGGTGCCGTCCTCGTCCTCGCGGCCCTCAACGCTCCGGCCGCCGTCTCCTTCGCGAGCGAGAAGTACCACGCGTACAAGATCGCGCAGCCCGAGTACATGAAGAAGTACGGCTCCTGGGACGTGGTCGACGTCCCCGAGCAGTACCGGGTCAACGCCATCCACGCCGCCCTGCTGCACACCGGCAAGGTGCTGCTCATCGCCGGCTCCGGCAACAACCAGAAGAAGTTCGACGCCGGCACCTTCGAGACCGTCCTGTGGGACCCGGTCAAGAACACCTTCAAGAAGATCGACACCCCGGAGGACTTCTTCTGCTCCGGCCACACCCAGCTCCCCGACGGGCGCCTCCTGGTGGCCGGCGGCACCGCCCGCTACGAGATCCTCGACGGCAAGGTGAAGAAGGCCGGCGGCGGCATGCGGGTCAAGAACGAGAGTCCCGACCGGGCGATCACCCTCAAGAAGGGCACCGTCTTCCGCTCGCCGTCCGGTGTCGAGTACGTGTCGAAGTTCGACGTCACCGTCCCCAAGGCCAAGCGCGAGTTCGAGATCTCGTACTTCAAGAGCGGCCAGATGAAGCCCTGGAAGACCAAGGTCACCGCGGCGGAGGCGCGGGTCTTCGTCGAGGCCGTCAAGGAGGGCCCGCAGGCGCTCACCACCGAGGCCGCGCAGTACGAGGTCGTCGGGCTCAAGGGCGACGACGCCGACAACGTCTACGGCCTGGCCCAGAAGCTCACCACCGAGAAGCAGGACTTCCAGGGCATCAAGGCGGCCTACGAGTTCGACCCGAAGGCCGAGCGGTACATCCCGGTCGCGCCGATGAAGGACGCCCGCTGGTACCCGACCCTCGTCACCCTCGACGACGGCAAGGTGCTCGCGGTGTCCGGGCTCAACGACGTCGGCGACGTCGTCCCCGGCGACAACGAGATCTACGACCCGAAGACCAAGAAGTGGTCCAAGGGACCCTTCCGCTACTTCCCCACCTACCCGGCGCTCTTCCTCACCAAGGGCGGCAAGCTCCTCTACACCGGCTCCAACGCCGGTTACGGCCCCGCCGACAAGGGCCGCGAGCCGGGCCTGTGGGACCTGAAGAAGAACGCCTTCACCAAGCTGCCCGGCCTCACCGACCCCGACCAGCTGGAGACCTCCGCCTCCCTGATGCTGCCGCCCGCCCAGGACCAGAAGGTCATGGTGCTCGGCGGCGGCGGGGTCGGCGAGTCCCCCAACTCCACCGCCCGCACCTCCATCATCGACCTGTCCAAGGACAGCCCCGTCTTCACCGACGGGCCGGCCCTGCCCCAGGGCACCCGCTATCTCAGCAGCGTGCTCATGCCCGACGACACCGTCTTCACCAGCGGCGGCTCCGAGCAGTACCGGGGATCGGGCGGCAGCGACATCCTCAAGTCGCAGTTCTACGACCCCCGGAGCAACGCCTTCAACGAGGCCGCCGAGCCGACCGTCGGCCGCAACTACCACTCCGAGGCGCTGCTGCTGCCCGACGGCCGGGTCGCCACCTTCGGCTCCGACCCGCTCTACAGCAACAAGGACAACACCAAGCTCGGCACCTTCGAGCAGCGCATCGAGGTCTTCACCCCGCCCGCCCTGCACCGGGCCGGCGGGAACCGGCCGGTGCTCGGCGAGGGCCCGCAGGAGCTCGACCAGAACGGCCGGGCCACCTTCAAGACCCAGGACGCGACCCGGATCACCGCGGCCCGGCTGATGCGGCCCAGCGCCGTCACCCACACGACGGACGTCGAACAGCGCTCCATCGAGCTCGGTCTGACGAAGGAGGCGGACGGGGTGACCGTCACCGTCGAGGTCCCCAAGGACCGCACCCTGGTCCCGCCCGGCTGGTACATGCTGTTCGTGACGGACCAGGACGGGATCCCGTCCGAGGCGAAGTGGATCCAGGTGGCGGGCGAGAGCGATGAGCCGGAGGCTTCCTGA
- a CDS encoding TetR/AcrR family transcriptional regulator, with the protein MCSRTRSRSRTGRPRSVEADTAILEATRAALVELGWSKLSMGDVATRAGVAKTTLYRRWANKNELVVDAVAVLFDELELPDLGSLRADIENVVLQFAALLERPETKTALMAVVAESTRDEPLRERIRDSIVDRQKRLVLEGRQRAQERGELPAERDPETIAAGDDLIFDVVAGAVVHRALVSAEPVDQAWVRRLSALLIGGLGAVDEAGQVG; encoded by the coding sequence ATGTGTAGCCGCACCCGTTCCCGAAGCCGAACCGGACGCCCGCGCTCCGTGGAGGCCGACACGGCCATCCTGGAGGCGACCCGGGCGGCCCTCGTGGAACTGGGCTGGTCCAAGCTCTCCATGGGCGATGTCGCGACCCGGGCCGGCGTCGCCAAGACCACGCTCTACCGGCGCTGGGCCAACAAGAACGAACTCGTCGTGGACGCCGTCGCCGTCCTGTTCGACGAACTCGAACTGCCTGATCTGGGTTCCCTGCGCGCCGACATCGAAAACGTCGTCCTGCAGTTCGCCGCGCTGCTCGAACGCCCCGAGACCAAGACCGCCCTGATGGCGGTGGTCGCCGAGTCCACCCGCGACGAACCGCTCCGCGAGCGGATCCGCGACTCCATCGTGGACCGCCAGAAGCGACTGGTCCTGGAGGGCCGCCAGCGCGCCCAGGAGCGCGGCGAGCTGCCCGCCGAGCGCGACCCGGAGACCATCGCGGCCGGCGACGACCTGATCTTCGACGTGGTGGCCGGCGCCGTGGTGCACCGCGCCCTGGTGAGCGCCGAACCGGTCGACCAGGCGTGGGTGCGGCGCCTGTCCGCACTGCTCATCGGCGGCCTCGGCGCGGTGGACGAGGCCGGCCAGGTCGGCTAG
- a CDS encoding glycoside hydrolase family 6 protein, with the protein MLRRRHVTTAAALCLVTALLLTGCGTGDDGPDSPVGPPSARGEAAPPTGGSPFWVDPESDAARQVRQYEAQGRAEDAKVLRRISEQPVADWPAGDNPVPDVSRAVKGAAPDERTVVFVAYNIPHRDCGMYSAGGAHDGQAYRTWVDAFATAIGDAPAVVVLEPDAVPHVVDGCTPGEYHEERLQLLSEAIERFKRQPHTRVYLDAGNPAWIDDPNKLVEPLRRAGIARADGFALNVSNFQTNDVVRGFGAGLSRLLGGTHFTVDTSRNGDGPLPGDRAEAWCNPPGRALGVPPTDRTGDELVDAYLWIKRPGDSDGPCRGGPAAGTWWPDYALGLARRAKG; encoded by the coding sequence ATGCTCCGCCGCCGTCACGTCACCACCGCCGCCGCTCTCTGCCTTGTCACCGCCCTCCTGCTCACCGGCTGCGGCACGGGCGACGACGGGCCCGACTCCCCCGTCGGGCCTCCCTCGGCGCGCGGCGAGGCGGCGCCGCCGACCGGCGGCTCGCCCTTCTGGGTCGACCCGGAGAGCGACGCGGCCCGGCAGGTGCGGCAGTACGAGGCACAGGGCCGTGCCGAGGACGCCAAGGTACTGCGGCGGATCTCCGAACAGCCGGTGGCGGACTGGCCGGCCGGCGACAACCCGGTGCCGGACGTGTCCCGGGCGGTGAAGGGCGCGGCGCCCGACGAGCGCACGGTGGTCTTCGTCGCGTACAACATCCCGCACCGCGACTGCGGGATGTACTCGGCGGGCGGGGCGCACGACGGGCAGGCCTACCGCACCTGGGTGGACGCCTTCGCCACGGCCATCGGGGACGCGCCCGCCGTCGTGGTCCTGGAGCCCGACGCGGTGCCGCACGTCGTGGACGGCTGCACCCCCGGCGAGTACCACGAGGAGCGGCTGCAACTGCTCTCCGAGGCGATCGAGCGCTTCAAGCGGCAGCCGCACACCCGGGTCTATCTGGACGCCGGCAACCCGGCCTGGATCGACGACCCGAACAAGCTGGTGGAGCCGCTGCGCCGGGCGGGCATCGCGCGCGCCGACGGCTTCGCGCTCAACGTCTCCAACTTCCAGACCAACGACGTCGTACGGGGCTTCGGCGCGGGTCTGTCCCGGCTGCTCGGCGGCACCCACTTCACCGTGGACACCAGCCGCAACGGCGACGGCCCCCTCCCGGGGGACCGGGCGGAGGCCTGGTGCAATCCCCCGGGCCGGGCGCTCGGCGTGCCGCCGACGGACCGGACCGGGGACGAGCTGGTCGACGCGTATCTGTGGATCAAGCGCCCCGGCGACTCGGACGGCCCCTGCCGGGGCGGTCCGGCCGCTGGGACCTGGTGGCCCGACTACGCGCTGGGCCTCGCGCGCCGGGCCAAGGGCTGA
- a CDS encoding DUF3817 domain-containing protein, translating to MKSSVLTRYRVMAYVTAVMLLILCACMVAKYGFGVGEDLTFAVSQAHGVLYIIYLIFAFDLGSKAKWPFGKLLWVLVSGTIPTAAFFVERKVVAETLPLVSGAQPAPAKA from the coding sequence ATGAAATCCAGCGTGCTGACCCGCTACCGCGTCATGGCGTACGTCACCGCGGTCATGCTCCTCATCCTCTGCGCGTGCATGGTCGCCAAGTACGGCTTCGGCGTCGGTGAGGACCTGACCTTCGCGGTCTCCCAGGCCCACGGCGTCCTGTACATCATCTACCTGATCTTCGCCTTCGACCTGGGCTCCAAGGCCAAGTGGCCGTTCGGCAAGCTGCTGTGGGTGCTGGTCTCCGGCACGATTCCCACGGCCGCCTTCTTCGTCGAGCGCAAGGTCGTCGCCGAGACGCTTCCGCTGGTCAGCGGCGCGCAGCCGGCTCCGGCCAAGGCCTGA
- a CDS encoding methylmalonyl-CoA mutase: MDADAIEEGRRRWQARYDKARKRDADFTTLSGDPVEPVYGPRPGDSYEGFERIGWPGEYPFTRGLHPTGYRGRTWTIRQFAGFGNAEQTNERYKMILAAGGGGLSVAFDMPTLMGRDSDDPRSLGEVGHCGVAIDSAADMEVLFKDIPLGDVTTSMTISGPAVPVFCMYLVAAERQGVDPAVLNGTLQTDIFKEYIAQKEWLFPPEPHLRLIGDLMEHCAQGIPAYKPLSVSGYHIREAGATAAQELAYTLADGFGYVELGLSRGLDVDVFAPGLSFFFDAHLDFFEEIAKFRAARRIWARWMKEVYGAKTDKAQWLRFHTQTAGVSLTAQQPYNNVVRTAVEALSAVLGGTNSLHTNALDETLALPSEQAAEIALRTQQVLMEETGVANVADPLGGSWYVEQLTDRIEADAEKIFEQIKERGLRAHPDGKHPIGPITSGILRGIEDGWFTGEIAESAFRYQQALEKGEKRVVGVNVHHGSVTGDLEILRVSHEVEWEQVRVLGDRKGKRDEAKVRAALEAMLAAARDGNNMIPPMLDAVRAEATLGEICDVLREEWGVYTEPAGF, translated from the coding sequence ATGGACGCTGACGCCATCGAGGAAGGCCGCCGTCGCTGGCAGGCCCGTTACGACAAGGCCCGCAAGCGCGACGCCGACTTCACCACGCTCTCCGGGGACCCGGTCGAGCCGGTCTACGGCCCGCGCCCCGGGGACAGCTACGAGGGGTTCGAGCGCATCGGCTGGCCCGGTGAGTACCCCTTCACCCGCGGTCTGCACCCGACCGGCTACCGGGGCCGCACCTGGACCATCCGCCAGTTCGCCGGCTTCGGCAACGCCGAGCAGACCAACGAGCGCTACAAGATGATCCTGGCCGCCGGCGGCGGCGGGCTCTCGGTCGCCTTCGACATGCCCACCCTCATGGGCCGCGACTCCGACGACCCGCGCTCGCTCGGCGAGGTCGGGCACTGCGGTGTCGCCATCGACTCCGCCGCCGACATGGAGGTCCTCTTCAAGGACATCCCGCTGGGCGACGTCACCACCTCGATGACGATCTCCGGCCCCGCCGTCCCCGTCTTCTGCATGTACCTGGTCGCCGCCGAGCGCCAGGGCGTCGACCCGGCCGTCCTCAACGGCACGCTGCAGACGGACATCTTCAAGGAGTACATCGCGCAGAAGGAGTGGCTCTTCCCGCCGGAGCCGCACCTGCGCCTGATCGGCGACCTGATGGAGCACTGCGCGCAGGGCATCCCCGCGTACAAGCCGCTCTCGGTCTCCGGCTACCACATCCGCGAGGCCGGGGCGACGGCCGCGCAGGAGCTCGCGTACACCCTCGCCGACGGCTTCGGCTACGTGGAGCTCGGTCTCTCCCGCGGCCTCGACGTCGACGTCTTCGCGCCCGGCCTCTCCTTCTTCTTCGACGCGCACCTCGACTTCTTCGAGGAGATCGCCAAGTTCCGCGCCGCGCGCCGGATCTGGGCCCGCTGGATGAAGGAGGTCTACGGCGCCAAGACCGACAAGGCGCAGTGGCTCCGCTTCCACACCCAGACCGCCGGTGTCTCGCTCACCGCGCAGCAGCCGTACAACAACGTCGTGCGCACCGCGGTCGAGGCCCTCTCCGCGGTCCTCGGCGGCACCAACTCGCTGCACACCAACGCCCTCGACGAGACCCTCGCGCTCCCCAGCGAGCAGGCCGCCGAGATCGCGCTGCGCACCCAGCAGGTGCTGATGGAGGAGACCGGCGTCGCCAACGTGGCGGACCCGCTGGGCGGTTCCTGGTACGTGGAGCAGCTCACCGACCGCATCGAGGCCGACGCCGAGAAGATCTTCGAGCAGATCAAGGAGCGCGGTCTGCGCGCCCACCCGGACGGCAAGCACCCGATCGGGCCGATCACCTCCGGCATCCTGCGCGGCATCGAGGACGGCTGGTTCACCGGCGAGATCGCCGAGTCCGCCTTCCGCTACCAGCAGGCCCTGGAGAAGGGCGAGAAGCGGGTCGTCGGCGTCAATGTGCACCACGGCTCGGTCACCGGCGACCTGGAGATCCTGCGGGTCAGCCACGAGGTCGAGTGGGAGCAGGTCCGCGTCCTCGGCGACCGCAAGGGCAAGCGGGACGAGGCCAAGGTGCGCGCCGCCCTCGAAGCGATGCTGGCGGCGGCCCGGGACGGGAACAACATGATCCCGCCGATGCTCGACGCCGTACGGGCCGAGGCCACGCTGGGCGAGATCTGCGACGTGCTCCGCGAGGAGTGGGGCGTCTACACGGAGCCGGCCGGCTTCTAG